A region from the Rufibacter sp. DG15C genome encodes:
- a CDS encoding outer membrane beta-barrel family protein, whose translation MKKLVLLAVSGLLATQQVSAQAPPSKPAATVVSPLAGSTAPKGNSKIAGVVLDEAGKEPVEFATISLVDKATGKTVDGTISDDKGKFTLTRLAAGQYKLLVSFLGYETKSVEDISLGNKDEVNVGAISLKSDSKVLQEVSVTGEKDLVEDKVDRLVYNAEKDITNAGTSASEVLKKVPGLTVDMDGNVSLRGSSNIRVLINNKPSAMMATSVADALRQIPADLIKSVEVITSPSAKYDAEGTAGIINIITKKNSLQGINGIVNAGYGNRISNMNGTLNYRKGKFGFNGAAGRQWRNNPTESTRETQYKGIEGLDRLTQVMDGKREGLFQLYQFGLDYDLTPKSSISGGIRFQGGEFTYTTTQASTQYLTNGTTLANTRINKSDFDNANYDINLDFTQQLANPGQELSILGLLSRSDRQNFNFADIQNQDRQLVTREQFLNDAYNDEKTLQADYTHPFKNKHLLEMGAKAILRYVESDYQFLLASPADAPFAVVPNRTDIFSYNQNVEAAYATYEFSLNKKYTFKLGSRYEMTQVDGDFASTNTSVKQTYGNFIPSLAISSKLSESQTVKFNYTKRIQRPQLGYLNPFENRTDTFNIQVGNPNLQAEITNAYELGYSTFFKNGISVNASLYLRQTDNSIQAFVVPTAGGVNYTRFGNIGRNASYGMSLFGNARFLKKGSISGNMNVFYVDLESVSAELKAANASMMYSLNLNTSYAFENGFSAQMTGEFNSRRVTLQGKASANAAYSFAVRKEIFKKNGSIGLSVDNPFNERLKQRNSFTTPTVDQNGTNYIYNRQVRVLASYKFGKVTGKPQPKKKKKISNDDAKNSSEE comes from the coding sequence ATGAAAAAGTTAGTACTCTTAGCCGTTTCGGGCTTATTGGCAACCCAGCAGGTGTCAGCCCAAGCCCCGCCCTCCAAACCTGCCGCTACGGTTGTTTCTCCTTTAGCTGGTAGCACCGCTCCCAAAGGTAACAGTAAGATTGCTGGCGTGGTCCTTGATGAGGCCGGCAAGGAGCCCGTGGAGTTTGCCACTATATCTTTAGTGGACAAAGCCACCGGCAAAACAGTGGACGGCACCATCTCAGACGATAAGGGAAAATTCACCTTGACCCGCCTAGCCGCCGGACAGTACAAGCTGTTAGTGAGTTTTCTGGGCTATGAAACCAAGTCAGTGGAAGACATCTCTTTGGGCAACAAAGACGAAGTGAACGTGGGTGCCATTTCACTGAAATCTGATTCTAAAGTGTTGCAGGAAGTGTCGGTGACAGGAGAGAAGGATTTGGTAGAGGACAAAGTGGACCGCCTGGTGTACAACGCCGAAAAAGACATCACCAACGCCGGAACCTCGGCCAGCGAAGTGCTTAAGAAGGTGCCGGGTCTGACCGTGGACATGGACGGCAACGTGTCCCTGCGCGGGAGCTCCAACATACGCGTGCTCATCAACAACAAACCATCCGCCATGATGGCTACCAGCGTGGCAGACGCGCTGCGCCAGATTCCCGCAGATTTGATTAAGAGTGTGGAGGTGATTACCAGCCCATCCGCAAAGTATGACGCTGAGGGCACGGCAGGCATCATCAACATCATTACCAAGAAGAACAGCCTGCAAGGCATCAACGGCATAGTGAACGCCGGGTACGGCAACCGCATCAGCAACATGAACGGGACCCTCAATTACCGCAAAGGCAAGTTTGGCTTCAACGGGGCCGCTGGGCGCCAATGGCGCAACAACCCGACGGAGAGCACCCGCGAAACCCAATACAAAGGCATTGAAGGACTGGACCGCCTGACCCAGGTCATGGACGGAAAACGCGAAGGCTTGTTCCAGCTCTACCAGTTTGGGTTGGATTATGACTTGACGCCCAAGAGCAGCATATCAGGGGGTATCCGATTCCAAGGCGGAGAGTTTACCTACACCACCACCCAGGCCTCCACGCAGTACCTCACCAACGGTACTACCCTGGCCAATACCAGAATCAATAAAAGCGATTTTGACAACGCCAACTATGACATCAACCTGGACTTTACCCAACAATTGGCTAATCCTGGACAGGAATTGAGTATTCTGGGATTGCTGAGCCGAAGCGACCGCCAGAACTTCAACTTCGCGGACATCCAAAACCAGGACCGCCAGCTGGTGACGCGGGAGCAGTTCCTGAACGATGCCTACAATGATGAGAAGACGTTGCAGGCAGACTACACGCACCCGTTTAAGAATAAGCACCTGTTGGAAATGGGGGCCAAAGCCATTCTGCGCTACGTGGAAAGTGACTATCAGTTCCTGCTGGCCAGTCCGGCCGATGCGCCGTTTGCCGTAGTGCCCAACAGAACAGACATTTTCTCTTACAACCAGAACGTGGAGGCAGCCTATGCCACCTATGAATTCAGCCTGAACAAGAAGTACACCTTTAAATTGGGCTCACGCTATGAGATGACGCAGGTAGACGGGGACTTTGCCTCTACCAACACCTCTGTAAAACAGACCTACGGCAACTTCATCCCAAGTCTGGCCATCTCTAGTAAGCTGAGTGAAAGCCAAACGGTCAAGTTCAACTACACCAAGCGCATCCAGCGGCCGCAGTTGGGCTACCTGAACCCGTTTGAGAACCGCACCGACACGTTCAACATTCAAGTGGGCAATCCTAATCTGCAGGCCGAAATCACCAATGCGTATGAACTGGGCTACAGCACTTTCTTCAAAAATGGCATCTCGGTGAACGCCTCGCTCTACCTGCGCCAGACCGACAATTCCATTCAGGCCTTTGTGGTGCCTACGGCTGGAGGCGTAAACTATACCCGCTTCGGGAACATTGGCCGCAACGCCAGCTACGGGATGAGTTTGTTCGGCAACGCCCGGTTCTTGAAAAAGGGGAGCATAAGCGGCAACATGAACGTTTTCTACGTGGACTTGGAGAGCGTCTCTGCCGAGCTGAAGGCGGCCAATGCCAGCATGATGTACAGCCTGAACCTGAACACCTCTTACGCCTTTGAGAACGGATTCAGCGCGCAGATGACCGGCGAGTTTAATTCCAGAAGAGTGACCTTGCAGGGAAAAGCCTCTGCCAATGCGGCTTATTCCTTTGCCGTTAGAAAAGAGATTTTCAAGAAGAACGGGAGCATTGGCCTGAGCGTGGACAATCCTTTCAACGAGCGGCTCAAGCAGCGCAATAGCTTTACCACACCTACTGTGGACCAGAATGGCACTAATTATATCTACAACCGCCAGGTGCGCGTGCTTGCCAGCTATAAATTTGGCAAGGTGACGGGCAAGCCCCAGCCTAAGAAAAAGAAGAAAATCAGCAATGATGACGCTAAGAACAGCAGCGAAGAATAA
- a CDS encoding OmpA family protein: MADLDVQPKSGRPWWLWLLLALIGLALLFFLLRGCDREEEVDTTTTTTETTTQTSTAAEVDDDDDWNSLDLNAPVAAYDEITDKDIEVRGNENYAVYTMDETILFGSDKAAIQPAAADKLKQVAASINKRFAGGQVRVYGYTDAQGSASYNKELAEERTRAVQTWLVDNGDVNKDNVTLHPVGESNPVASNATAEGRQQNRRVQIVVRKS, translated from the coding sequence ATGGCTGATTTAGATGTACAACCAAAGAGCGGCAGACCCTGGTGGCTGTGGCTTCTACTCGCTTTAATAGGACTTGCTTTATTATTTTTCTTGCTACGCGGCTGTGACCGTGAGGAAGAGGTAGACACCACCACTACCACCACTGAGACAACCACACAAACCTCTACCGCCGCAGAGGTAGATGATGACGATGACTGGAATAGTCTTGACCTGAACGCCCCGGTGGCCGCTTATGATGAAATCACGGACAAGGACATTGAGGTGCGTGGCAATGAGAACTACGCCGTGTATACCATGGATGAGACCATCCTCTTCGGGAGTGACAAAGCTGCCATTCAACCTGCCGCTGCAGATAAATTGAAACAGGTGGCGGCCTCTATCAACAAACGCTTTGCCGGTGGCCAGGTGCGCGTGTATGGGTATACAGATGCCCAAGGCAGCGCCAGCTATAACAAAGAGCTAGCAGAGGAGCGGACAAGAGCCGTGCAGACCTGGCTGGTGGACAACGGCGACGTGAACAAAGACAACGTCACGCTACACCCCGTTGGTGAATCCAATCCGGTGGCCTCCAATGCCACGGCAGAGGGACGCCAGCAGAACCGCAGAGTGCAGATTGTAGTCCGCAAATCTTAA
- a CDS encoding 2'-5' RNA ligase family protein, translated as MEQAPLILTLAIMPEAQAYFDQLRKQHFPKERNFLDAHLTLFHHLTLPEQELRETILKGCQRQASFPLQVTGLMPLGRGVAFKIESETLTNLHAQLQQRWFSSLTAQDQQKLRPHITVQNKVTPEAANALLQTLSSDFQPFVTVATGLTLWRYMNGPWELLERFDFQGR; from the coding sequence ATGGAACAGGCTCCCCTTATTCTAACCTTGGCCATAATGCCAGAGGCGCAGGCGTATTTTGACCAGTTACGGAAACAGCACTTCCCCAAGGAACGCAATTTCTTGGACGCCCATCTCACCCTCTTCCATCACCTAACCCTCCCTGAACAGGAACTTAGAGAAACCATCCTGAAAGGATGCCAGCGGCAAGCCAGCTTTCCATTGCAAGTGACAGGGCTCATGCCATTGGGAAGAGGAGTGGCTTTTAAGATAGAGAGCGAAACGCTTACTAACTTGCATGCACAGTTGCAACAGCGCTGGTTCTCATCCTTAACTGCCCAGGACCAACAAAAGCTGAGGCCGCACATCACGGTACAAAACAAGGTAACCCCTGAGGCGGCGAACGCTTTGTTGCAAACCTTAAGCAGCGATTTTCAGCCGTTTGTCACAGTTGCCACGGGCCTTACGCTGTGGCGGTACATGAACGGACCATGGGAGTTGTTGGAGCGATTTGACTTCCAAGGAAGATAG
- a CDS encoding LytTR family DNA-binding domain-containing protein, producing the protein MRAIAVDDEPMALEVVRSLASKVPYLELVACFTDAFKALEFLQKESIDLVFLDIKMPDITGLEFVTSLQKKPLIIFTTAYSEHAVTSFELDAVDYLLKPFSLSRFIKGCNKAYELYNFRNAPEAADHIYIKTGYEQIKVSFDEILYLEATGNYVTFAMEKGVKHLSRSTFAEAINLLPQEKFARVHRSYLVALDKIDKVERHQVTIHNKEIPLSEAYRHDLAAVLGK; encoded by the coding sequence ATGAGAGCAATTGCAGTGGATGATGAACCAATGGCCTTAGAAGTAGTCAGGTCTTTGGCTTCTAAGGTGCCGTACCTGGAGCTGGTGGCCTGCTTCACTGACGCGTTCAAGGCGCTGGAGTTTCTACAGAAAGAATCCATTGACCTGGTGTTTCTGGACATCAAAATGCCGGACATTACGGGGCTTGAGTTTGTGACCAGCCTCCAGAAGAAGCCGCTCATCATTTTCACCACTGCCTACTCAGAGCACGCCGTCACCAGTTTTGAACTGGACGCGGTGGACTACCTCTTGAAGCCCTTCTCCTTGTCCAGATTCATCAAAGGTTGCAACAAGGCCTATGAGCTGTACAATTTCAGGAATGCGCCAGAAGCCGCCGACCATATCTACATCAAAACGGGCTACGAGCAAATCAAGGTGAGTTTTGACGAGATTCTGTATCTGGAGGCCACCGGCAATTACGTGACATTTGCTATGGAGAAAGGGGTGAAGCACCTCTCCAGAAGCACCTTCGCGGAGGCAATTAATCTGCTGCCCCAAGAGAAGTTTGCGCGGGTGCACCGTTCTTACCTAGTGGCCTTGGACAAGATTGACAAAGTAGAACGGCACCAGGTCACCATCCACAACAAGGAAATTCCGTTGAGTGAGGCCTACCGGCATGACTTGGCAGCGGTGCTAGGCAAGTGA
- a CDS encoding YsnF/AvaK domain-containing protein — protein MAQTVIGIFDNSGEAQRAVQELKGLGISNDRIDVSTGRQGAVGSSSGTTGATNSHLGDTRGESLAHDATDNDGISGFFKSLFSDDDTSARAYSSVARTSECMVTVHAQNKEEAQRAARVLDQYGSVDLDQRASEYGFKSSGWTDNARTSNTSIPIIEENLEVGKREVETGGARLRSRIVERPVEESLRLRSEHVRVERHAVNRPATDADFNTFKEGDIEMRERAEVPVVNKNARVVEEVSLGKEVNEHEEVIKDTVRSTEVNVDKLNSATTDRDRLNNDPTRTSGLDNDRSTNI, from the coding sequence ATGGCACAGACAGTAATAGGAATATTCGACAATTCAGGAGAAGCACAAAGAGCAGTGCAAGAGTTAAAAGGCCTAGGCATTAGCAATGACCGCATAGACGTATCTACCGGTAGACAAGGTGCTGTTGGTTCTAGCTCAGGCACCACTGGAGCTACCAATTCGCATTTAGGGGACACTCGTGGTGAATCGTTAGCCCATGACGCCACAGACAATGATGGAATTTCAGGATTCTTCAAATCCCTGTTCTCAGATGATGATACTTCAGCCAGAGCTTATTCTAGTGTGGCCAGAACAAGTGAATGCATGGTAACTGTGCATGCCCAAAATAAGGAGGAAGCCCAACGTGCCGCCCGTGTTTTGGACCAGTACGGTTCTGTAGACTTAGACCAGCGTGCCTCTGAGTATGGCTTCAAATCCAGCGGTTGGACAGACAATGCCAGAACCAGCAACACCTCCATTCCCATCATTGAAGAAAATTTAGAGGTAGGTAAACGTGAAGTAGAGACCGGCGGCGCCCGTCTGCGCAGCAGGATTGTAGAGCGTCCGGTAGAAGAAAGTCTTCGTCTGCGCTCTGAGCACGTGCGCGTAGAACGCCATGCCGTGAATAGACCAGCCACCGACGCTGACTTTAACACCTTTAAAGAAGGTGATATTGAAATGCGCGAACGCGCTGAAGTACCAGTGGTTAATAAAAACGCCCGCGTGGTAGAAGAAGTATCCCTGGGCAAAGAGGTAAATGAGCACGAGGAAGTAATCAAAGACACCGTGCGTTCAACTGAGGTAAATGTGGACAAACTTAACAGCGCCACCACAGACCGTGACCGTTTGAACAATGACCCAACTAGAACCAGCGGCCTGGACAATGACCGTTCCACTAACATCTAA
- a CDS encoding PRC-barrel domain-containing protein: MENSGYSSGKYHLQELGDSQYEIAKGESDIRGWDVVDLQNQFIGRVQELVYDQEAQKVRYAVLDLEGNQVNLALRLVLVPVGMTELELETRMVILSKVSLSQLQALPPYERGQLIQQVETRVLRVFAGEPSIQIEQNRNQPLTNTTDIVGTAPHDSDTQFTDQHFPQQIPFEHHFTDADFGSFKDGTIDLTEKMEVATVTKVPYVVEEIEVGKEVQVQEETIHETVRRTEMKTENLTNPLLQRGRP; the protein is encoded by the coding sequence ATGGAAAACAGTGGATATTCTTCAGGCAAGTACCACTTGCAGGAGCTAGGTGATAGTCAGTATGAGATTGCTAAAGGCGAGTCAGACATCAGGGGTTGGGACGTGGTGGACCTTCAGAACCAGTTTATAGGCAGAGTGCAGGAATTGGTCTATGACCAAGAGGCGCAGAAGGTGCGCTATGCGGTGCTGGACCTGGAGGGAAACCAAGTGAATCTGGCACTTAGGCTGGTGCTCGTCCCGGTGGGCATGACCGAACTTGAGCTAGAGACCAGGATGGTGATTCTTTCAAAAGTATCCTTATCACAACTGCAGGCTCTGCCTCCTTATGAGCGAGGTCAGTTAATCCAGCAAGTAGAAACCAGAGTGTTGCGGGTGTTCGCGGGAGAACCGTCCATTCAAATTGAGCAAAACAGGAACCAGCCGCTTACCAATACCACAGATATAGTAGGTACTGCACCACATGATTCTGATACCCAGTTTACCGACCAACACTTTCCGCAACAGATACCTTTTGAACACCATTTTACTGACGCAGACTTTGGCAGTTTTAAAGACGGCACTATTGACCTCACAGAAAAAATGGAGGTGGCTACGGTGACAAAAGTCCCTTATGTGGTGGAGGAAATTGAGGTGGGCAAAGAGGTGCAAGTACAAGAAGAGACCATCCATGAAACTGTAAGAAGAACCGAAATGAAAACAGAAAATTTAACTAATCCATTATTACAGCGGGGTCGCCCTTAA
- a CDS encoding DUF2382 domain-containing protein yields MERDYFNPKSNLQELGGSDYEIVDDQPNIKGWTVKNQQGQTIGEVEELIFDVNARKVRYMVVDLEGSMLDLEPRDVLVPIGMAQLHESDDDVILPSVTVEQFRALPTYEKGHFGREIEDSVKNVFEGLGAAAAGAAAAVSGAAHKAADAVTGDNDRDDDYYKNDMYSDQAFKQRRPTGTEGKKSIPIIEENLEVGKREVETGGVHVSSRIVEQPVEEHVRLREERVVVERTPVDRPATDADINSFKEGEISMTERAEVPVVNKEARVVEEVSLEKDVEEREETIRDTVRSTEVDVDRLDDTSDRTRLDSDRDRDGGLDNDNRTRI; encoded by the coding sequence ATGGAAAGAGATTATTTTAACCCAAAAAGCAACCTACAAGAACTAGGTGGCAGTGACTATGAGATTGTAGACGATCAGCCTAACATCAAAGGCTGGACCGTAAAGAACCAGCAGGGCCAAACCATTGGCGAAGTAGAGGAGCTTATCTTTGACGTAAACGCCCGCAAAGTACGCTACATGGTGGTGGATTTAGAAGGCAGCATGCTGGATTTGGAGCCACGTGACGTTTTGGTACCCATTGGCATGGCGCAACTGCATGAATCTGATGATGACGTAATTCTTCCGTCTGTGACCGTAGAGCAGTTCAGAGCGTTGCCTACCTATGAGAAAGGTCACTTCGGGCGTGAGATAGAAGACTCTGTCAAGAACGTGTTTGAAGGCCTTGGCGCCGCTGCTGCGGGTGCCGCTGCCGCCGTTTCAGGTGCAGCCCATAAGGCCGCAGACGCCGTCACCGGTGACAATGACCGTGATGATGACTATTACAAAAATGACATGTACTCTGACCAGGCCTTCAAGCAGCGCCGTCCCACCGGCACTGAAGGCAAAAAGTCTATTCCCATCATTGAGGAGAATCTAGAGGTTGGGAAACGTGAAGTGGAAACCGGTGGCGTGCATGTGAGCAGCAGAATTGTGGAGCAGCCGGTAGAGGAGCACGTGCGACTGCGGGAAGAGCGCGTGGTAGTTGAACGCACTCCCGTAGATAGACCAGCCACTGACGCTGACATCAATTCCTTCAAAGAAGGCGAAATTAGCATGACGGAACGCGCCGAAGTACCGGTGGTTAATAAAGAAGCCCGCGTGGTAGAGGAAGTTTCTCTGGAGAAAGACGTGGAGGAACGCGAAGAGACCATCAGAGACACCGTGCGCTCCACTGAAGTGGATGTGGACAGACTAGATGACACTTCTGACCGCACCAGACTGGACTCAGACCGTGACAGAGACGGTGGTTTGGACAACGATAACCGAACCAGAATCTAG
- a CDS encoding YsnF/AvaK domain-containing protein, translating to MENQEKEPLHNNPSHLNSDTSRAQATNITIPVIEERVQVEKRVVEKGAVRITKVVSEQEVPINIPLLQEEHDIQRIPVNKYVDTPPPPIRYEGDTMIIPIVQEVMVVEKRLMVIEELHITKNITQTQDVQQVNLRKEEIRIERISPDGTDSAQNPL from the coding sequence ATGGAAAATCAAGAGAAGGAACCACTTCATAACAACCCATCCCATCTAAATTCAGATACCTCTCGGGCTCAGGCCACCAATATCACTATTCCGGTGATTGAAGAACGCGTGCAGGTAGAGAAAAGAGTGGTTGAGAAAGGTGCCGTCAGAATCACGAAAGTGGTGAGTGAGCAGGAGGTGCCCATCAACATACCCTTGCTGCAGGAGGAGCATGACATTCAGCGCATACCCGTGAATAAATATGTAGACACCCCACCACCACCCATCCGCTACGAAGGAGACACCATGATTATACCCATAGTGCAGGAGGTAATGGTGGTAGAGAAACGCCTGATGGTAATAGAAGAATTGCACATCACAAAAAATATAACGCAGACCCAAGACGTGCAGCAAGTGAACCTCCGCAAAGAAGAAATTAGGATAGAACGCATCTCCCCTGACGGAACTGATTCTGCGCAGAACCCACTGTAA
- a CDS encoding sensor histidine kinase, with translation MAENIYLSVLSNNTSVKEILNDKEQFKKLEFWLVTILFVLAAFSMANNSSNYLQELYKEHRTPFDYYGNYLFPNLAECALIYVTFVFLNFKVFPDLVGGENKKLPIFYLVLVFAVLGLLFGVIETHSKNYLFHTFATEDQALDNYFQKSYLQAAWFVFVFGLYYAIKISVFYLLNNSEAIQSKYRIVTRDGLIGIVIWMVTMFLLIIGEAEGEAIIGWGIIGPISVALFCFAFFKLIPDALSRKRPFLSYLLFSVFFSFLSFFPAALIAVIFSNGGDFGIAVGVICGFFQFFFTFPVAYFLYVRHTKSQEVVHGLKKELGNSAANLDFLRSQINPHFLFNTLNTLYGTALQENSDRTAQGIQMLGDMMRFMLHENHQQKILLAREVEYLNNYIALQSLRTSTSPDILIQTNIEDVLAEKFIAPMLLIPFVENAFKHGISLQNKSWIRVSLHCDQKKLYFDVYNSIHSKSDLDPEKDKSGVGLENVKQRLALLYPKRHDLIIRETAKEFFVHLTLDL, from the coding sequence ATGGCAGAAAATATTTACCTTTCCGTACTTTCCAATAATACATCCGTGAAAGAAATCCTCAACGATAAGGAGCAGTTCAAAAAATTAGAGTTCTGGCTGGTTACCATTTTATTTGTTTTGGCTGCCTTCTCCATGGCCAATAACTCGTCTAACTATTTACAGGAGTTATATAAGGAACACAGAACGCCTTTTGACTATTATGGCAACTACCTGTTTCCTAACCTGGCAGAGTGCGCCCTGATATATGTGACGTTTGTGTTCCTGAACTTTAAGGTTTTTCCAGATTTAGTAGGCGGCGAAAACAAGAAATTGCCCATCTTTTACCTGGTGCTGGTATTTGCCGTGTTAGGCCTCTTGTTTGGCGTTATTGAGACCCACTCTAAAAATTATCTGTTCCATACCTTTGCTACTGAAGACCAGGCCTTAGACAACTACTTCCAGAAAAGCTACCTGCAGGCGGCCTGGTTTGTCTTTGTCTTCGGGTTGTATTACGCTATCAAAATCTCGGTTTTTTACCTGCTCAATAACTCAGAGGCCATCCAGTCAAAGTACCGGATTGTGACCCGCGACGGCCTCATTGGCATTGTCATCTGGATGGTGACCATGTTCCTGCTCATCATTGGAGAGGCCGAGGGCGAGGCGATTATTGGCTGGGGCATCATTGGTCCTATAAGCGTGGCCTTGTTCTGCTTTGCGTTTTTCAAGCTTATACCAGATGCCTTATCCAGGAAGAGACCGTTTTTGAGCTATCTGCTATTCTCGGTCTTCTTTTCCTTTCTTTCCTTCTTTCCGGCTGCGCTCATAGCCGTCATTTTCAGTAATGGAGGCGACTTTGGGATAGCAGTGGGCGTGATATGCGGGTTTTTCCAGTTCTTTTTCACGTTCCCGGTGGCGTATTTTCTGTACGTGCGGCACACAAAAAGCCAAGAGGTGGTGCATGGCCTGAAAAAAGAATTGGGTAATTCTGCCGCCAACTTAGACTTCCTTCGGTCCCAGATTAATCCGCACTTCCTGTTCAATACCTTGAACACCTTGTACGGTACCGCCTTGCAGGAGAACAGCGACCGCACAGCGCAGGGCATCCAGATGTTGGGCGACATGATGCGCTTTATGCTCCATGAAAACCACCAGCAGAAAATCCTCTTGGCCCGGGAGGTAGAGTACCTGAACAACTATATTGCGCTGCAGTCCCTGCGTACCTCCACGTCGCCAGACATTCTCATTCAGACCAACATTGAGGATGTGTTAGCAGAGAAGTTCATCGCGCCTATGCTCTTGATACCTTTTGTGGAGAATGCGTTCAAGCACGGCATCAGTCTGCAGAACAAGTCCTGGATACGGGTGAGCTTGCACTGTGACCAGAAGAAGCTCTACTTTGATGTTTACAACAGCATTCATTCTAAAAGCGATTTGGACCCTGAAAAGGATAAGTCGGGCGTGGGGCTGGAGAATGTGAAACAGCGGCTGGCCTTGCTGTACCCTAAGCGCCACGACCTCATCATCAGGGAAACCGCCAAAGAGTTTTTTGTGCACCTAACCCTGGACTTGTAA